The Sander vitreus isolate 19-12246 chromosome 24, sanVit1, whole genome shotgun sequence genome segment actattgtaagattcatattttgtcGCTTTGGACACAAATGTATCTAATGCTAAATACTATAACCATAACCCTTCTCAATGTAAGCTTAAACAGTAAGGTTACCTGACAGCCACTAACTTTAATGTTACTGCCAAACTGTTGTCGTTAtgacgtgacacacacacacacacacacacagcctccctcccttcctgagAGTCCCTGTTAATTTCCCTACTCCTTACCACGTCAtgtcatgatgttgtttctgcaacctctcctccttcctctacttCAGGTAATGCTGATGTTAAAGCAGCTACTACAGCCCCAAACATGTTTTGAGCAATCCTCCTGtagattattaatttttttttttctcccgtAATTTCCCTGCACTTCCGTTGCACTTTGGTGGTCATTTGTCCATTTTAACgtggatgctaaacttccagcaCAACTATTACAGCTCGTGTGTCAGGGCCAGGAGTGGGGAAGAGGGTTCCTGGATTTGATTGGGTGAGGCcagtgccaataaagaaaattaaccaaTGGGCCACTGTCAGTTCTTTATGGGCCGGCCcggccaaaaaaaaagaaagaaaaaaaggcctAATTATATCGGCGATTCGGCCCAAAAGTGcgtcggcccaccgggaaaatgcccggtatgccagatggccagtccagccTTGTAGAACAGTGACCATTAACTCTAACTTTGGAGCTGGGCTCCTTATACAATAGGTTGATCCAAGCCACAAATTATTTTCCCAAAGCTCATTTCTATCCGTGTCTGCCTCAGAAACACCCAGTCAACTCGATCAAATGCCTTCTCTGCGTCTAAGCTGAGAAGCATTGATGCTTGTTTGTCCCCTGCCGCTACTGCCTGCAGGTTCAGGGTTCTCCTTATGTTATTTGTTCATTGACGTCCCGTCTGATCTGGTTGAattcatttctttatatttttttggaTTCTGGTAGCCATTATAGAAGTCAGGATTTTATAATCTACACAAAGTAAACTTATTGAGGGGGAGACACCACCATCGTCATTTATAGTGAAATACTCAGTTAGAGCTCCCCGTATTTCTTGCCTGATGTTTGTATCCGTTAGTAGTGAGACATAGTGACTGGCTCAATTGTACTTTCTTTAATTCAATATAGTTCAGTTTTTGATATGCAAAAGAGGTCTATCCTCGAATAACTCCCATGTACTTGAGACATAAAAGTAAAATCTCTCTCATTTGGGTGGTGCTGTCGCCAAACGTCTACAAGGCCTAGTTCCTTCATCATGTCTGATAGCCCCTTAGACATTTTAGATTAAGATTTTCTTCTCAATTTGAATTTTCTTCAGCAGCACCGCGGCACTCGTTAGTGTTGCGAAGGTCTTCTCCCCGGTGTTCAGCTTCACTCTCAGTTGTGCTGGGTACAGACACCTCGCCTGTATGTCCATCTTTTTAAGCTGTTTGATAACTTCTTGGACCCTCGTCCGTTTCTGCTGTAGATCGGGGGAGTAGTACTGGTCAAAGTAGATCCGCTTGCCCTGAAAGAGGACCATACCTGCCTTATGACTGTGTCCTTCACCGCTACATCCAGAAATCTCACTATAATTGATCTTGGTGGAGCTGTTGCATCTTTAGGTTTGGCCACCGGTGACCGATGTGCCCTTTCAATCTTAATGTCCAGGTCTGATGGTATTTTAAGTTCTTTCAGGAGTAGGTCTTTAACAAATCCAGACATATATTTCCCTTCACTTCTATTGTTTGCTCTCAGTCTGTTTTGGAGGTCATCACCGGCAGGTCGATATCCCGGTGTAGCAGGTAACGCAGCGCCCTGCGGTGTCGCATCTTCGCATCCTCGGCCGCACCGACTCTCTCCTGCAGTCCTCCCATTCTCTCTTCGTGTTCCGCCAGCTGGTCCTTTATGTCCGAAATAGTTTGTTCCACGCGGCTAAGGGCCAATTTAGTGTGGTTGTGTCCGTCTCGATTTTCTTTtcggagttttttttaactcctccaGTATCGTTGAGTCTGACTGATACGTGTTGCTGCTTGCCTCGGTTTTGCTAGTTGAGCTCGGTGGATTCGGCTTATTATCATCTTTTTGAGGGATCAGGTCTATCCTGTCTCCTTTGACCAGCGGAGGAACTCATGTTTCACGAATCTATCTTTTTACGTTTCAGCATCAAAATATTGTAGTTGTCACTCTTATCTTTAATTTTGTCCAGCGGAGCTAACTTACGATGCTGCAAGCATACCCATGGCGTCACCGGAAGTCCCGTAAGTGACGTTTTTGTCAAATGTGAGTTAAAAATGCACTTTATTAATTCTAATTTCCAATtcatgtttaatttaatttaaatcatatttgatttattatttaatgATTTGTTGGGTATTTGTGAATTTTATCTTATTGAGTTGAATTGATTCATCATATTGCTATTGTTTCCGGCGGAGCTGTTGTTGCCGCACTGTGCCTCTATTGTCCCTCCTAAGTTGCCGTAGCTTCCGTCTCCTCCTCACAATACCGTCTTGTATTGCTGAGGTAAGCTGCGTGTAAAATGCTGTTGCGctattttatgtttatgttatgcTTTCTTTGAAAATTGTGTTGTGACCCTTCACTATTTAGTTCCTCAAAGCTAATACGATATTAACTAGAGTCTGTTCAGTGCCATTTTTAAGGTTAAACATAAGTTTTAATGATGCTTTGTTTGACTCTTTTTCTTTTCGCGCCATTTCTGCGCTGTTTCTGTGCAGTGTGAATAACGGAGGCTCTGCAGCCCAGTTTGAGTGTGTAAATTCTGTTATTTAATGTTTAGGAGCAGAGGTGCAGATACAGAGGAAACAGTAGACCAGAAGCCAATTAATGTAATATTGTCTTCTGCAGGTATGTGTATTTCTTTGTTAGACGTTATACTCTTTTTGTTATCTGTGCAGTCACCCAAACCCACGGACTGTTTAACTTTGCCCACTGAAACTAAACAAAAGTATAAAACGTTGGTTCTCATGTTTGTCACGTAGACTATTGTTATAATTCAAGTAAGGTCTTCCAAGAATATTCTAATTACTCCTGTTGGCTAGCAATGTGCATACTAAGAGTTGAGTGAGATGCTATACTGTGATGGATTTTTGTGTACGTATGGTAGAAAATGAGATCACCCAGAAAATACCGTCTTGTATTGCTGAGGAGCGGAGGTGCAGATACAGAGGAAACAGTAGGCCAGAAGCCAagtaatgtaatatataatatcttctgcagataaaataaaatttgGGAAAACTGTCAGCTGAGGTTGTGTGTCTTCACACCCTAACCACATCGGTTGCGCCAGCTCTCTATTGTCTGTATGCGCTGAAAACAAATCTGGTGTTAATggaatggaaaaagaacaataacaaaacaGTATTCCAGCCTGTTAGAATGGCCGCATAGCGGTTATATGTGTACAGCAGGAGACTTGAGGCAGAGGTACGGTGCAGACCAACAGGTGTTTATTTCACCGACAACACAAAAATGGAAGCCATGAtcgcaacaaacacacactgagcacCACAGGCAGCATGTGGTCCAGAGAGCAGCAGCGCTAGATGGAAACTGGCGGCCTTTTATAGCCTGCCACTGACATTGTCTCGACCCTACCACAGTGCAAGGGAAATCTGAAATGTACTCAATCTAAAcaattatacaaaatacaacaaccaCATCAAATGCATTTCTACTTCCCTACTGTTATCTCAATTTACTTGCATTATGTTACctaatgaagctcagcgtaaattctttcaggaagacgtcATTAACCCAATCACTACTCTTTCTTCTtaaatcaaatcagctgtttagaAGCAAtactttcagttaaaccaatcagacttGGCCACGAAATTCAAGtgccaatcacagcattacagCTCTGCTTTAAATATGTTCTCCCTGTGCTGTCAGCTGTCGTTCCAGCTCAACCCTCCACCTCCAGTCGTCATGTTTCTCCCGGCTGACCGCTCCGTTGCCTCCACGGTCTGGTCTCCTTCTCCGCCGCCACCAGtatctagactccatcggggggttATGTTCcttttctctacccctttaaaaatattattaattcgattgagtctaatctccaaaagactttgtacattttatcatgcagttgtacaataaatattttttgcaTAGCTGcaaacgaagtctctcctgattgaaatacaaTCAAACATCGTTCGTCTGAGGCTGTGTtcgtttggcagttgagttcaaatatcaacagtCGTTGCacagcatcgcttactgcacccttaggccggccacacactggctgcgtcgcATGaacgtggcgtttctgttgcgggtcaactgcgtggcggctgcgtggatcTTTCTacgtctttacacaccagaaacgtgtctgatgcggcgctgctgctgctgctgctagccttgtctgcacacatggatgtttcccattgatttactgcactcaagcagtactatacttcatgttaaacataaagaTATAGgctactgatttgattacagcaaagacaaggtcggcagtattgacggcaaaataggctacagaatatttcgttctgtattgacaggtgcaatatttgaaaataatatttttaaataattattattattattttttaaattacattaaaattcatatctgcatttatgtcaaaacctagagacttccAAAACGCTTATAAAAATAGACGTctgttctatttctagcatgcacgcgttttcggcgcggctcgggccgtgcctgagacgtgcgtgtcacgcaggcagtgttcaagctctaacctgttaacacgggagccgaaataaaaacggacacgccacgcagcggacacgctcacgccacgcagccagtgtgtggccagcctaaggctTTAGGTTGGAGATTGGGATTGGGCCCGAAAGTCTGTGCCCTGTCTCTTCGTGCTCTCTCAGAGCAGTGCCTTGTTAAACACAGCTTGCTCTCTGTGCTGGTAACctagtttttgtagtttttaagGTGGCGGCCATCTTGGTTGTAGGGTGCTGCAGCCACCTCGCCTTGACGTATGTCCCATCCATGACACGCCCTCTCATGATGAAGTTTTATAGAACTAAAGTAAGAAAAAAGAGTTTGATTCCCCGTcataaagggctgtctgacggcaaggtaaagtggggaaaatattctaaatatagcgtacattTATAGGGATATTATCTGTGGTAATCTGTTGCGCGCTAAGTAGTTCGGCTCTAGGAATTTTACAACATTGTGATACTAAACCCAAAATCCAAATGCCTAGATCATTCAGAAAAACAATTCTGAgccattttcagaaaatagtgcTTGTCAGTCGTGTAAATCTCTACTTTTCAAAAGTCATTGATGcagcattttgaaaatgtcgGCTTCCCCATGCATAAATATCAGACTCATAATACCGTAATACCACCTGACCTTTGTAGTAAATGCTCTCAGCATTCAAGTTAAAAAGTGCATACCAATATAAAGTCAGAAAGAAACaacataagagagagagagtttagaAATGATGCTCGGTGGTGACGTCATCGTAGTCTAAGCCCCGTGCCTCACCGTCCTCGCTGGGTGGACACATCTCCATGGAAACAAGCTGGTTCCTTCCTGCAAAGTGACATAAtatctgtattttgtttttccaaatgaaGCACGTTGGGATGAGgacattgattgattgattgattgattgattgattgatgaacTGTAAAATCTTGTGAGCCTCTGACTTCTCATCAGTTCAATCAGGGGTGTAGTGCTATTTTATCAAAGTGCTCAAATTatgatttttggcttttcccctttcctttattgtgttatatatcttttttttgtgtgcatgttttaggtttacaaagtggaaaaagcccaaagtccaccccaaagggacttaccatctccaaagatggaacagaagtgagaggtctcactctgtagctaaaacagagagctcaacacacagggtgaaaagaggagctgcagcaatgtgcagtacaacaaaaatatgtttttttttgaaaattaaaccatgtaaacctattctgacataacctctaaatacaattatgaacttgaaaatCAGCAttttatgagcactttaagtaccGGAACTCGCCTACAACATGAGTGCACCGATGCACTTTATAGACTACTTGGAGAGGTTTTGCGTGTTCCACTGTGGTTCCTGAATTACTtccatgaatacaaatgttttgaaacttgtttttttaattcaactctGTAATGTTGACACAGAAATTGCGGAGTGATATTTTAAGTCGTGTGCCAGGTGTGCTCAAATGGCTCTGGGTGTGCTGTCATGCTCATTTGAGCACGTTCTTATGCCTAGTTGACCAATAGGATTGTCTGGTCGGATCTCCTTGTTGTATAATGTGAATCAATCAACGCACCTTAAATGTCAATATGACAACTTTGACCGatccatttgtttttattgtcaatAGCGCTTAATTAATAAATGTGAATTTCGACCGGATTACGTGAACTGCCAATATTCTATGTCCTCACTTGGAGGCCAAAAAGTGGTGGAGCGTTGTTCCTGCAGCACTACACCCCTGTGGCCAACATGTTCATGTGTGTCCAATACGTTGGTACAAGTAAGCGTGGCTGCAGACGCTCATGAGAATATCAGTTACCTTTGGGCCTATGTCCACATGTACACAGCATGAGGAAGGTGGCAGTACAGTATGGAAAGACCACCACCAGATGACGAATCACTGTCCACATTACAGGGGATGGAGGCTTGGTAGTATTGCTTTGggcagctgaaaaaaaaaaaacacacacctggTCAGGTGAATGTCTGAAACCAGcaaaccatgactttttatgtgaTAATGTTAATTATAATCAAACACAATAATAATCAAATCTAATGTCATACATCGCACTTCGTCGaactgtttacattttaatatatgttttgtttgtggaTGTTTCTTGCAGTGCGGTGGGATATGTccgtataaaaaaacaaaaacaagagtcCACATTTTTTGTcgtacaacaataaaaaaaacatgaaaagtacTTTATCctgagacaaaagaaaagtgcTGAAGCACCCCTAAAAAAGTCTGTGGTAATCTGTTAAGTAGTTCTGCTATAGGAATTTTACAACATAGTCATACTAAACCCAAAATCCAAATACCTAGATCATTCCGAAAAACAATTCTGAgccattttcagaaaatagtgcTTGTCAGCCATTAGTCAAAATTGCGTATATATCTTCTTTTCAAAAGTTATTGATAcagtattttgaaaatgtcgGCTAACCCATGGATAAATATCAGACTAAAATTTGTAATTCCACCTGATCTTTTGTATTAAATGCCCTGTGGCTCAGCATTACCATTATGTtccaaaatgatgttaaaaagcATAGTTATCACAGAAGCATTTtgaaaaattacattaaaaggGTTCCAGGCACCTTTAAAGCTCTGATCTTAGAATCGCCCGTGACTAAGGCTgttgcatttaaatgtatttaacccCCCTCAAGTGCAGGAATCGTGCACGTACATTAACTTCTTCAAACTTCAAGCTGCCAGTGCCCTACCGACTCAACACCTGCTGAGCCTTCACTCCAGGTTTTCAATTATCACGACTTCCTTACCTCTGACAAACAGCCAGCTGGCTGGAGACTCTCCAACCCCGCTGATCTGACACTTGTAGAGGCCTTCATGAGTCGTGGAAACACGGAGGATGGTCACTTGACCTGGAAGATCCCGGCGGATGGTCATCTGATCTGCAAGCTTAGTCTCGATCTCCAAGCCGTCTTTATAGAAGAGAGCTGAGAGGTTGGAGGATTGCTTTGTGCTGCACCTCAGAGGGACGTCTTGTCCCGCCATCACAGGGACGACGGAACTCTCCAGGATTACCGGTTTATCTGAACACGGAGAGAGATGAGAAATTGTGTTTGCATGTCCCTCTGTGGTTCTTAATCATTtcgtagttgttttttttcacactcCTACCGTGAAAACTGATGTTGAGGGAGTTGCTCCGTTGCTTTCTAGGAGACTGGCACCAGTAGATTGCGCTGTCATCCTGCTTGGCAGCGTGGAGGTCGCAGCCAACGGCGGTAAGATCCCCCCAGTCATCACCACAGCTggacatctttccagaagtcttAGCGTTGGAGCTTGTGGACCTGAAGATCTTCCACCCATGAAGCCTGTGGTGGTCCCCACAGTTCAGAGACAGCTTCTTATACTCAAACAGCTGAGACCATCTAGGGGACGCTGTGAGTGAGGCAGGCGCAGAATCATCTGAGGACGCCAACATCAAAATGAAAGTGTGCTCGGCTGCAGTTCCTCTAATGCCCACCAGCTGACACTCTGTTAGTTCAGCTGCTTATCAGTACAAAGGCCCGTAGCTGGCCTAGTGGAAGAGGGGGGAGGGGTTCTTATTTCCAAAAAGTGAACCTTTTTGCAGTTTTCCCCTCATTTTGTATTTGCTTATGAGGTTCAAATACTTTattttggtgactttttatGCACTAATTTGTGCTGGATTAGCTTGTCTGCCGGTATCTTAACAAGCACGTTTTTTGATGCACCGAAAATATTTACTACAAAGTTGTCAAATTGCTTACCAAGATCATGTAACACCTTTTTTTTAGTCcaaacgcacgcacaaacaTTTTGCTATGAGTTCATAGAGTGAGTTGCATGGATTGTTGATACGTTAGATTGTTAACATGTTGCGTGCCAGTTAAAGGTGCcataggtaggattgcgaagatccaggacttagtcaaaa includes the following:
- the LOC144512818 gene encoding Fc receptor-like protein 5 isoform X2, translated to MSLKLSQCALGWGDKVSSNCDMKAVKLSDSGVYWCQSKHGDSSHTVNITVTGGPVILQSRILPVTKGENVTLHCRTRTSSNLSADFYKDGRHIGTGKGQWTIGNFSKTDEGAYKCKVPDGESPLHWLLTKDDSAPASLTASPRWSQLFEYKKLSLNCGDHHRLHGWKIFRSTSSNAKTSGKMSSCGDDWGDLTAVGCDLHAAKQDDSAIYWCQSPRKQRSNSLNISFHDKPVILESSVVPVMAGQDVPLRCSTKQSSNLSALFYKDGLEIETKLADQMTIRRDLPGQVTILRVSTTHEGLYKCQISGVGESPASWLFVRAAQSNTTKPPSPVMWTVIRHLVVVFPYCTATFLMLCTCGHRPKGRNQLVSMEMCPPSEDGEARGLDYDDVTTEHHF
- the LOC144512818 gene encoding Fc receptor-like protein 5 isoform X1; amino-acid sequence: MKAPLLFLWLFSVRQTSVLCQDFVTIPANRSQYFEYENMSVGCGDWMAWRYTTDGLKLSQCALGWGDKVSSNCDMKAVKLSDSGVYWCQSKHGDSSHTVNITVTGGPVILQSRILPVTKGENVTLHCRTRTSSNLSADFYKDGRHIGTGKGQWTIGNFSKTDEGAYKCKVPDGESPLHWLLTKDDSAPASLTASPRWSQLFEYKKLSLNCGDHHRLHGWKIFRSTSSNAKTSGKMSSCGDDWGDLTAVGCDLHAAKQDDSAIYWCQSPRKQRSNSLNISFHDKPVILESSVVPVMAGQDVPLRCSTKQSSNLSALFYKDGLEIETKLADQMTIRRDLPGQVTILRVSTTHEGLYKCQISGVGESPASWLFVRAAQSNTTKPPSPVMWTVIRHLVVVFPYCTATFLMLCTCGHRPKGRNQLVSMEMCPPSEDGEARGLDYDDVTTEHHF